A stretch of DNA from Candidatus Bathyarchaeota archaeon:
CTCACCTCAGGCACGAAATTACTGTAGAGAAAGCCCTTAATTCGAACGTAATTGCGTGGCCATTGAAGCTCTATGATTGTTGTCCAATTACGGATGGTTCAGCAGCATTGGTTTTAGCGTCCGAAAGCAAAGTTAAAGAGTTAAAAATAGAAGACCCAGTGTGGATAGACGCCATGGGTTTTGCTTCGGATACTGCTAACATTTCTAAACGAGAAAATTACGTGGGGTTATCTGCATCGGTGAAAGCAGCAAAAATGGCTTATAACATTGCTGGAATTTCGCCCATTGATGTGGATGTTGCAAATGTTCATGACTGTTTTACAATTGCTGAAATAATGGCCTATGAAGACTTAGGTTTTTGTGAAAAAGGTGACGGCGCACAAATGATTCGTGACGGAGAAACAGAAATTGGAGGAAAAATTCCAGTTAATCTTGACGGGGGCTTAAAGGCTAAAGGTCACCCAATCGGAACCACAGGGGTTTCGATGCTTGTAGAACTGACAAAACAGTTGCGTGAAGAAGTGAAACCCACCAGGCAAGCACCTATGAAAAATTATGTTGCTTTAGCACATAACACGGGGGGCACTGGCCATTATGGATTTGTAAGCATACTAAGGAGATGAAAAAATGAATAAAGCACCATCGTTGGAAAGCAACAGGTCATTGATAATAACATATAATCTGCCAATAAGCAAGACCTCAAAGTTCTGGGATGAACTAAAGCAAGGAAAAGTCTATGCCACTAAATGTAAAAAGTGTGGCAAGTTAGTGTTTCCTCCTGTCGCAGATTGTGGACCGTGCGGTTCATCCGAAATAGAATGGACTGAATTAATTGGAAACGGAAAAATTGTGACGTTTACCGAAGTGGTTGTTAAACCAGCCAGTTTTTCAGAAGAACCCTCATACATTGTTGCAATTGCCAAGCTAAGCGAAGGGGTTAAAGTGCTAGCGTGGCTTAGCGGCATTAAAAAAGAAAAGTTGCATATAGGAATGAAAGTTAAGCTTAAAGCAAAAGTTTTTTCTGATAAAAAAGTTGCCTACGAGTTTGTTCCAGCATGAAATTAAGGTGAGAAAAACGGCAGACACAAACATTCAGCGGGTAGCAGTTATCGGAACAGGCTTAATGGGCCACGGTATTGCTCAGTGTTTTGCAGTTAATGGTTTTGATGTGACCCTTTTGAGCAGAAATAAAGCCAACCTAGAAAATGCAGTTCAAAATATTGAGTGGAGCCTAAGCAAGTTAGCAGAAAAAGGCAGTATGAGTCAAGAAGATATGCAGACTGCTTTGTCTCGAATCAGGACAAGTGACTCATACAGGGAAGGTTTATTGGATGTTGATTTAGTCGTGGAGTCAGTTTCAGAAAATATGCAACTGAAAAAGCAGATTTTTTCCAAGATTGACAAGTATGCTCCCCTGCATGCAATAATTGCTTCGAATACTTCTGCCTTAAGTGTAACTGAGATTGGACGGGCAACAAAAAAACCAGAAAAAACAGTAGGGATGCACTGGTTTATTCCACCCCCATTGATTAATTTGATAGAAGTGATTAAAGGCAACGACACCAACACGGCGACATTAAACGCTACAATGAATGTAAGCAAAAAACTTGGAAAAACCCCTATTCTTTGCAAGAAAGATGCGCGGGGGTTTATTGTTAGCAGGATTCTTGTTTCAGTTTTCAACGAGGCTTTCTGGACGTATACCCGAAAAGAAGCAACAATAGAAGAAATTGATTCCGCAGTAAAATATTGTGGCAGATTTCCAATGGGCTGGTTTGAACTGATCGATTTTGTTGGAGTAGACATTGAACATGACGTTAGCAAAATATTGCATGAAGCCCACGGAGAAAGATTTTATCCACATCTAAAAATAACCGAACCCTTAATTGAATTAAACAATCTAGGCAAAAAAACAGGTCAAGGATTTTATGATTGGAACAAAGGCAGGCCAGAAATCCCAGAAAAACTTGAAGGAAAATATAATGTGAACCGTTCCTGGGCGGTTGCAGTAAACGAGGCAACGTGGATTATTTTTGAAGGCATTGCAGACCCAAAAAGCATTGATTTGGGCATGAAGTTAGGCACAGGATGGACGTATGGTCCCTGTGAATACGCGGACATCCAAGGATTAGATAATGTTCTAGATACGTTAGAATCTGCTTACGACCAGTTTTCCATAGAGTTGTACAAACCCTGTCCTATGCTCAAAAAATATGTAGAAAAAGGCTGGACCGGAAAAAAAGAAAGAAAGGGATTTCACGGTTACAAGTAGAGTCTATTGATGCAAATTAGCTAGTTTTTAACGTTACCTAGATGATTGAAACGGTGACGA
This window harbors:
- a CDS encoding thiolase domain-containing protein; the protein is MNKVAIIGKGHSRFGDRSDVNLAELSFEAIQPALDASGLTAKEIPYMALGSMGVWSEEPLPAVVIAEYCGLTGAGLVRCEAACASGSAAVFNAYSAVMSKQTDLALVVGAEKMKQIDTSTVMEMIGRAGYYMWEFENFGMTFPAYYALHAVEHMEKFGTTEKDLARVAVKNHRYGAMNPVAHLRHEITVEKALNSNVIAWPLKLYDCCPITDGSAALVLASESKVKELKIEDPVWIDAMGFASDTANISKRENYVGLSASVKAAKMAYNIAGISPIDVDVANVHDCFTIAEIMAYEDLGFCEKGDGAQMIRDGETEIGGKIPVNLDGGLKAKGHPIGTTGVSMLVELTKQLREEVKPTRQAPMKNYVALAHNTGGTGHYGFVSILRR
- a CDS encoding 3-hydroxyacyl-CoA dehydrogenase translates to MRKTADTNIQRVAVIGTGLMGHGIAQCFAVNGFDVTLLSRNKANLENAVQNIEWSLSKLAEKGSMSQEDMQTALSRIRTSDSYREGLLDVDLVVESVSENMQLKKQIFSKIDKYAPLHAIIASNTSALSVTEIGRATKKPEKTVGMHWFIPPPLINLIEVIKGNDTNTATLNATMNVSKKLGKTPILCKKDARGFIVSRILVSVFNEAFWTYTRKEATIEEIDSAVKYCGRFPMGWFELIDFVGVDIEHDVSKILHEAHGERFYPHLKITEPLIELNNLGKKTGQGFYDWNKGRPEIPEKLEGKYNVNRSWAVAVNEATWIIFEGIADPKSIDLGMKLGTGWTYGPCEYADIQGLDNVLDTLESAYDQFSIELYKPCPMLKKYVEKGWTGKKERKGFHGYK
- a CDS encoding Zn-ribbon domain-containing OB-fold protein, yielding MNKAPSLESNRSLIITYNLPISKTSKFWDELKQGKVYATKCKKCGKLVFPPVADCGPCGSSEIEWTELIGNGKIVTFTEVVVKPASFSEEPSYIVAIAKLSEGVKVLAWLSGIKKEKLHIGMKVKLKAKVFSDKKVAYEFVPA